The Chelonia mydas isolate rCheMyd1 chromosome 3, rCheMyd1.pri.v2, whole genome shotgun sequence genome includes a region encoding these proteins:
- the EEF1A1 gene encoding elongation factor 1-alpha 1 gives MGKEKTHINIVVIGHVDSGKSTTTGHLIYKCGGIDKRTIEKFEKEAAEMGKGSFKYAWVLDKLKAERERGITIDISLWKFETSKYYVTIIDAPGHRDFIKNMITGTSQADCAVLIVAAGVGEFEAGISKNGQTREHALLAYTLGVKQLIVGVNKMDSTEAPYSQKRYDEIVKEVSTYIKKIGYNPDTVAFVPISGWNGDNMLEPSSNMPWFKGWKVTRKDGNASGTTLLEALDSILPPTRPTDKPLRLPLQDVYKIGGIGTVPVGRVETGILKPGMVVTFAPVNVTTEVKSVEMHHEALSEALPGDNVGFNVKNVSVKDVRRGNVAGDSKNDPPMEAAGFTAQVIILNHPGQIGAGYAPVLDCHTAHIACKFAELKEKIDRRSGKKLEDSPKFLKSGDAAIVDMVPAKPMCVESFSDYPPLGRFAVRDMRQTVAVGVIKAVDKKAAGAGKVTKSAQKAQKAK, from the exons ATGGGAAAGGAGAAAACCCACATCAACATCGTCGTCATCGGCCATGTCGACTCCGGCAAGTCCACCACCACCGGGCACCTCATCTACAAGTGCGGGGGCATCGACAAGAGGACCATCGAGAAGTTCGAGAAGGAAGCTGCGGAG ATGGGCAAAGGTTCCTTCAAATATGCCTGGGTTTTGGACAAGCTGAAGGCTGAGCGTGAGCGTGGTATCACAATTGACATTTCTTTGTGGAAATTTGAAACAAGCAAGTACTATGTCACCATCATTGATGCTCCTGGACACAGAGATTTCATCAAAAACATGATTACTGGCACCTCCCAA GCTGACTGTGCTGTCCTTATTGTTGCTGCTGGTGTTGGTGAGTTTGAAGCTGGTATCTCGAAGAATGGGCAGACTCGTGAACATGCCCTTCTGGCCTACACACTGGGTGTAAAACAGCTGATTGTTGGTGTGAACAAGATGGATTCCACTGAGGCACCATACAGCCAGAAGAGATACGATGAAATTGTCAAAGAAGTCAGCACTTACATTAAGAAAATTGGCTACAACCCAGACACCGTAGCTTTTGTACCAATTTCTGGTTGGAACGGAGACAATATGTTGGAGCCTAGCTCTAAT ATGCCCTGGTTTAAGGGATGGAAGGTTACTCGTAAGGATGGCAATGCCAGTGGAACTACCCTGCTAGAAGCTTTGGATAGTATACTGCCACCAACTCGTCCAACTGACAAGCCTCTGCGTTTGCCTCTGCAAGATGTCTACAAAATTGGTG GTATTGGTACTGTTCCAGTTGGTCGTGTGGAAACTGGCATCCTGAAGCCAGGCATGGTGGTAACATTTGCACCTGTCAATGTAACAACTGAAGTAAAATCTGTTGAGATGCATCATGAAGCTTTGAGTGAAGCTCTGCCTGGTGACAATGTTGGCTTCAATGTCAAGAACGTGTCTGTGAAAGATGTTCGCCGTGGTAATGTTGCTGGTGACAGCAAGAATGACCccccaatggaagctgctggctTCACTGCCCAG GTCATCATCCTGAACCACCCAGGCCAAATTGGTGCTGGTTATGCCCCTGTGCTGGATTGCCACACTGCTCACATTGCTTGCAAATTTGCTGAATTGAAAGAGAAGATTGATCGTCGTTCTGGTAAGAAATTGGAAGATAGTCCTAAATTCCTGAAATCTGGAGATGCTGCCATCGTTGACATGGTCCCAGCCAAACCCATGTGTGTCGAGAGCTTCTCTGACTACCCTCCTCTGG GTCGTTTTGCTGTGCGTGACATGAGACAGACCGTTGCTGTTGGTGTCATCAAGGCAGTTGATAAGaaagctgctggagctggcaagGTCACAAAGTCCGCCCAGAAGGCTCAGAAGGCTAAATGA